The Drosophila sechellia strain sech25 chromosome 2R, ASM438219v1, whole genome shotgun sequence nucleotide sequence ATCCCTGTACGCCTTCATGGCCATTACAATAGATTCGGTACCCCCGGTGGTCATGGTTCCACAGCTGGCTGAGTTTCCATGGAACAGGTTGCATGCCATGCGCACTACCTCCGCCTCCATTTTGCAAACTCCCGGGAAAAGATCTGCGTGCAAGGGATTGGTGTAGGAGGCCTTGCCGTACACTTCAGTGACGAGCTCCACCAGATCGGGCTTGTAGCCGTAGACTGCGCCAGATACACGACCATCACGCCAGTTGTAGTGACCGGTCTTCAGGTGCTCATCCACCAGTCGGAGGATCTCCTCCTTGCTGAGTCCCTTCTCGGGCAGAGTTTCCGAGTAGGTAAGATGGGCGTTGCTCTTCTTGATTTCAGTCTCGAAGTCGTTTTTGGCCTTGGCCAATTCAGTCTCCACCTGACGACGCACAGCTGGAATCTTCTTGGCGAACTTAAAGAACTGACGCTTGCCACGGATGTAGAGATCTAGAGAGAGAAAATTAAGAAATAAGTTTGCGTAcagttattattatattactaTATTACTATAGATAAACCTTTCACTGTCCTTTGTTTTCATCAGACTGAAGTCGTTGAAAGCTTTATATTTATGAGGTTAACAGACCCAAAACAAAGAATCATTACTGAAGAAAATTGCAGCCTGATAAACGAAGTGTGTATGATACCCCCGCTCGATCTTATCGGACATGGCATGCCTTGCTGTGGACGAAACTTTGGACAGGCTTTATGGCACTTCATGGAGAAGCTATGCTAGCAACATTATTTTTCATCATTCCTAATTTAAAGCATTAGTCATGGTATCGGGAAACTACCTAATCTCATTAGTTTTGGTACTAAGCCCCTAAACTATTACTATGTGCTAGCAAGGGCAGGATATCTCAATCTTATCAATTTCCTTCGCGCTGTTGAACTTTGCatatttgattgattttaaGTTGCTACACGCTTTAACAAACATTTAAACTCTAATCTATCGTAATCGGTGGCTAGATTAAATGTATAAGTTCGTGGAGGGCACCCGACGAGTGCATGGGTTATATAAGCTATGGGCACAGAGTACAGTTTAAAGCGTCcctattttaatgaaattttataAAAGTTGTTAAACTAAGGTGAAATCTCTTTAAAAGAAGCCTAGCTGTGTTTATAAGCAACGCACCCATCAGATAAGATAGTTTGATGGATTTAGGTAATTGACGTGCCCTGCCCTGCTGAAATCGGCTGACTGTTATGACTTGGCACTATGTTCTATATAAGTCGAACTTCCATTTAAGTCCAAGATATGTCATCTTCTCTGGCAGATTACATATAAACTGTGTAAGAAGAAAATCCAACAAAGGGATTGTTGCTTAAAACCACCAACTCACTTTCATCCTGGCAGATAACAGTCCAGAGCCAAACGCCTCCCAGGACCGTGGTGGCCGTGATGGTGGCCACCTGCCAGGGCTCCTTGGCGCCGAAGGCCCGGTTGATGCCCTCGGTGACGGGCTTAAGGCAATCGCTGCCGGAGAACGGACGCATCGTGTGGAAGCAAGCTGGAATGTGGTAATGGAATGGTGTACGTTTTAGTGGAGCTCAAGTCGGGGGATCCGCACTCGCGTGGTTCGATTTGTTAACTGATTGGCGGGGCCGCGAATGTGGGGCGACAAATAACAAATAGCTTTGGTGGCTGATAAAGTTCTGCTTTTGTAGTAGTCACGTAGATTTACTAAGTACATAGGCTGGCGCGCGAGCTTCtggctttgttgttgttctgtcTGACCGCTCAGCTGATGCACAAAGAACGGCAGCGGTTGTTGACGCACCTGAGCGGTTACTCACCTGTACAGTGGGACAGCTATGGGACTCGGGAAAGCTTTGAAAAACGCGAATAGACATAAACTTTTAATCGTAGAAACTCATTGCGGCTTAGAGTGACCGTTTGCCAACTGTTGCGCATTGCTATCGACTTGCAGCTGTTTCGATAGATGGCCAGCTGTTTAGGCGGCGAATTTACCAACACTTGCtgccaaatcaaaataaaaatgttgcgTATTTTAAACAGCTCTTTGAAAATATCGAAATATGCAACAGGTTGCGTGCCACAGGTCATTCGCTTTGCCAGCAATGGACCCAATGATTTGGTCCTGGTCAAGGAGCAGAACGGAGTGCGAGAGATAACGCTGAATCATCCAAAAACTCTGAATTCCCTATCACTGGACATGATGTGTGCCCTTCAGGACGCCCTGCTAAAAGATAAGGACAATTTAGATCTGAGATGCGTGGTCCTGACGGCCCAAGGAAAGATCTGGTCGGCTGGGCATAATCTCAAGGAGTTGCACAATGACCCCAAGATACAGGCTTGTGTATTTCAGAAGCTAACTGACGTTATAAACGACATCCAAAAATTGCCGGTGCCCGTACTAGGAAAAGTTAATGGCTATGCGGCAGCTGCAGGCTGTCAACTGGTGGTGTCATGTGACATGGTAGTCTGCACCAAGAACAGCAAGTTCTCTACTCCTGGGTAAGGATTGAAACCCTCTATGGAACCAGTTAATCATGATATAATTTCTACTTTTAGGGCTGGCGTCGGAGTTTTTTGCTCCACACCCGGCGTCGCGGTTGCCCGCATTATGTCGCGTCCAAAGTCCGCCTATATGCTAATGACCGGTCTTCCCGTTACTGGGGAAG carries:
- the LOC6609549 gene encoding enoyl-CoA hydratase domain-containing protein 3, mitochondrial, producing the protein MLRILNSSLKISKYATGCVPQVIRFASNGPNDLVLVKEQNGVREITLNHPKTLNSLSLDMMCALQDALLKDKDNLDLRCVVLTAQGKIWSAGHNLKELHNDPKIQACVFQKLTDVINDIQKLPVPVLGKVNGYAAAAGCQLVVSCDMVVCTKNSKFSTPGAGVGVFCSTPGVAVARIMSRPKSAYMLMTGLPVTGEEAYISGMVTKAVAPEELDKEIEEITNAIKAKSRAVISLGKEFYYKQLALSQAEAFSAAQEKMCENFQLGDTKEGIASFFEKRPPNWKHQ